Part of the Desulfatiglans sp. genome is shown below.
ACCAGGATCACTCTTATGACCGATCTTTCTGATGCGTGGCAAAGCCTTTCAGCGGCATATACTGAGGTTATCTCTCTTCGTGATGAAATTCTCCCAAATGCACTCAGAACCTTTGAATCCACGGAACTCGGATATCGCGAAGGTAAATTTGATCTCCTGCAGATGCTAGATGCGCAACGAACACTCTTCACTGTTAAGCGCCAGCACCTCCTCGCCCTTGGCAATTATCTTTCAGCTAATATCGATATAGAGCGAATTACTGGAATCAGGATGCATGATTTTGCCAGTAAAAACATAAAGGGATCTGAATGAAAGGAGTCAGAAAAATGATTAAAAAATATGTGATGATAACAATTGTCATCCTTTGTGTAGTTGCTGTTGGAACTTTTATATACCTGAGCTCACACACAGATCATAATAATAGTGAGATAGAACATCTGAAAGGGCATGGCGATAAGCACAGCCATTATACGCCAATGCCCACGGAAGATCATGGAGATCATGACATTCACAGACATGATGATCAGGGGGATAGCGAACTGATGCATGTCAGGATTACCAGGGCACAGTCTGATCAATTCTGCATAAAAATTGCCGAAGCTGCTCAGGGGTTTTTAAATCGTACCATTCGAGTGCCGGGTGAGTTAAAGCTTAATGAAGATCGGGTGGCACATATATCAACTCAGTTTTCCGGGATTGTACGCCGTAACATGGCACAGATTGGAGGCCTTGTAGCAGCGGGGCAGGTTCTGGCAGTGCTTGATAGCCGGGAGCTGGCTGAGGCCAGGGCCGCTTATCTTGCCGCCGTGGAACGGAAAAAGCTGGCAAACGATATTTTTAAAAGGGAGGAGCGCCTGTGGGAAAAGCAGATAACAAGTGAAATTGAATATCTCTCGGCCCGGCTGACGCTTGCAGAAAGAGATATAGATGAGAGTTCGGCCCGCCACCAGCTTCTTGCCCTGGGGGTTCAAAATAATGTAACGGAACCTGCCTCTTCATCACTCTCTCATTATGAACTCAGGTCGCCTATTTCCGGGTGGGTTCTTGAAAATAATTTTGCCTTTGGAGAATCTTTTCAAGGCGGCGCGGTTCTTTTTAAAATAGCCGATCTTTCCACCGTATGGATTGACCTATCGGTCAGCAGTGAAAATTTAGGGGAACTGCGAAAAGGATTACCGATCGAAATTGAAATATCCACAGAGAAAAAGATAGATGCGGAAATTACTTATGTGGCGCCGGTTATTGAAAAGGAATCCAGAACAGCGATTGTACGTGCGATAATAAAAAATGAAGAGGACTCGCTGCGTCCTGGCCTCTTTGTGAATGCGGATATAAGGCTTCCATCCTGGAACATAACGCTCCTGCTTCCCAAAGAGAGCGTGCAGATTGTTCACGATCATCCCTGCGTGTTTGTATGGAAAGATGGTCAATTTGAACTGCGGGAAGTTGTGCCCGGGGTTTCAGACAGGAGGCACACCGAGATATTACAAGGGCTTAAAGCCGGCGAACTGGTAGCTGTCGAGAATGCTTTTCACCTCAAGGCTGAGTATATCAAAACGGCTGCGGGGGACAATGGTTCTCACCATGGACATTCTCATTGATGACAGGAGGCGATCATATGATCACAAAAATAATATCAGTGAGTTTGCGGCACAGGCTGTTAACAGCCGCCGTTGCACTGGCTATTGTAAGCACAGGGTGGTATTCCTTTAGCAAACTTTCAATTGACGCCTTCCCGGACATAAGCCCCAACCTGGTGCAGGTTTTCGCCGAAGTGGACGGGATGGCCCCAGAAGAAGTTGAGCAGCTTGTTACCCGTCCAACCGAAACAGCAATGCGCAGTATTCCCGGAGTAGAAAAGATCCGTTCAATCTCATCTCTGGGGCTTTCAACCGTTAATATATATTTCAGTGATAGCACAGACATCTACCTTGCGCGACAGCTCGTGGCTGAGCGGTTGAAAACAGCAGAGGAAAATATCCCTGAAGGGGCCGGACTGCAACATGGTCTGGAAATAGGCCCCTTAACAAGCGGTACCGGAAAGATACTTGCTTACTATATGGATGCAGGTGACCGGGATATTGTAGAAACCCGCACGCTTCACGAATGGATCGTCAAACCCGGTATAGAAACCGTTTCCGGTGTCGCCAAAGTTATAAGTCAGGGAGGATACCTTAAGCAATACGAGGTGGAGCTCTCACCTGAAAAACTTCTTGCCTATGGGCTAAGCCCCCTTGATGTGAGCCAGGCAATCAAAGATAATAATGTAAATATCGGCGCAGGTATTATCACCCGCGGGAGTGAAGAGATAGTTGTCCGCACAATTGGACGGGTTAATACCGCTGAAGAGATAGGTAATATCGCTATCAAAAGCGCCGATGGAAAGCCGGTGCTGATCCGTGATGCAGGAGAGGTAAAAAGCGGTAAGGCATTCCGTAGGGGAGTGGCTATCCTGGACGGAAAGAGTGAGGTTGTTGCGGGCGGAGTTTATAAGGCACACCGCGCCAACTCATTTTCAGTTATTTCCGATCTTCGTAAACGCATTGATGAACTCAACGACACTCTTCCCGAAGGTATTCGCATTGTACCATACTATGATCAAGCCGATCTGATTACCGGAAGTATCAACACGGTAAAAAACGCCCTGATTATAGGGCTGGTACTGGTCTCCATAATAGCATTCCTTTTCCTAAGTAATCTCCGTAATGCCCTGATCATAGTATGTTCCATGCTGTTTTCGCTTCTGTTTGGTGTCACTCTGCTTAAGAAGGCAGGGATGTCAGGAGACCTGATTTCACTGGGAGGTATGGCGATTGCCCTGGGTATGATTATTGATGCGGCTATTATCATCGTAGAAAAAATGCAGACCGCTGTTAACACTTCATGTAATGAAGAAACCCTGAAACAGGGCATACTTGAGGCTGCGCAGGAGGTGGGCAGACCTATTTTTTTCGTAGTATTTGTTATTGCAATTGTTTTTCTTCCTATTTTTACCCTTGGCGAGGTAGAGGGTAAAATGTTCCGCCCCCTGGCCTTCGCGGTTGTGGCAACAATGGCTGGCTCGCTCATATATGCGTTGCTGATTTCCCCGTTATTATTTAATATCCTTCATCGCTTCGACAAAAACTGCACCGGTCATGCCCCTGGAAAATACCTTGCACCAATGCTGAACCTTTATGAATCCCTTGTCCGTAAGGCTGTCATCAGACCCGGACGAATGGTGGTGATCTGCTTGATAATACTGATTTTAGGTGTTACCGGTTTTATGCGCCTGGGGCGGGAGTTCATTCCAGCGCTGAAGGAGGGCACTATAAATTGTTTTGTCTATATGAATCCCAATGTGGCGCTTGATGAAATCAGGAAGGTTTGCACAGAGATTTCCCGTATTGCGCGCGAAGTGCCTGAAATCAAAAATGTTATCGCTGATATAGGTTATGGTGAAATCGGACCCCATATGCATCATACAAACTATGGTTGTATTACCATTACGCTTAAAAAACAGCCATTCTGGAAAAATGGGCGCTCACAGGAGGAGGTGATCCTGGCGCTCGATGAAAAACTAAGTAACATTTTAGGGGTTTCCATCAGTTTTTCACAACCGATCGCCCATGAAATTGACGAGCTCATCTCCGGGGCGGGCGCTGAGGTGGTAATTAAGATTTTCGGTGATGATATGGAGCAACTCAGGGAAATGGCGAGAAAGGTTGAACAGGCTGTATCAGGTGTGCCCGGAGCAAGTGATTTACAGGTAGAGCAAACTGACGGTCAGACACAGATGCTCGTCATTCCTGACAATTCCGCATTGGCGCGTTTCGGCATGAATAAGCGTGATCTCCAGGAAATTGTTCGCCAGGCCCTTACCGGCACTGTGGCAGGCGAAGTTTTTGAAGGTCAGCAATCATTTCGCATCCTGGTGCGCCTGGACAGGCGTTTCCAGGAAAATCAGGATGCGATTGCAAATCTGCTTATTAAAGGGCCGTCCGGTGAGCATATACGCCTGGGGAGTCTTGCTCAGATCAAAACCCTGACGGGTCTTCGCCAGATCAGCCGGGAAAATACCCGTCGATACATCTCAGTTCTCTCCAATGTAAGGGGGAGGGATGTAGGCAGCTTTGTAGCTGATGCAAGGAGGGCTGTATCACAGGCCAATATCCTTTCACCAGGGTACCGTATCGAATGGGGCGGGCAGTTTGAACTCCAGCAGGCAGCAAACCGAAGGCTGGCAATTGTTATACCGATCACTCTTGTCATTGTCAT
Proteins encoded:
- a CDS encoding efflux RND transporter periplasmic adaptor subunit, whose protein sequence is MIKKYVMITIVILCVVAVGTFIYLSSHTDHNNSEIEHLKGHGDKHSHYTPMPTEDHGDHDIHRHDDQGDSELMHVRITRAQSDQFCIKIAEAAQGFLNRTIRVPGELKLNEDRVAHISTQFSGIVRRNMAQIGGLVAAGQVLAVLDSRELAEARAAYLAAVERKKLANDIFKREERLWEKQITSEIEYLSARLTLAERDIDESSARHQLLALGVQNNVTEPASSSLSHYELRSPISGWVLENNFAFGESFQGGAVLFKIADLSTVWIDLSVSSENLGELRKGLPIEIEISTEKKIDAEITYVAPVIEKESRTAIVRAIIKNEEDSLRPGLFVNADIRLPSWNITLLLPKESVQIVHDHPCVFVWKDGQFELREVVPGVSDRRHTEILQGLKAGELVAVENAFHLKAEYIKTAAGDNGSHHGHSH
- a CDS encoding efflux RND transporter permease subunit, whose product is MITKIISVSLRHRLLTAAVALAIVSTGWYSFSKLSIDAFPDISPNLVQVFAEVDGMAPEEVEQLVTRPTETAMRSIPGVEKIRSISSLGLSTVNIYFSDSTDIYLARQLVAERLKTAEENIPEGAGLQHGLEIGPLTSGTGKILAYYMDAGDRDIVETRTLHEWIVKPGIETVSGVAKVISQGGYLKQYEVELSPEKLLAYGLSPLDVSQAIKDNNVNIGAGIITRGSEEIVVRTIGRVNTAEEIGNIAIKSADGKPVLIRDAGEVKSGKAFRRGVAILDGKSEVVAGGVYKAHRANSFSVISDLRKRIDELNDTLPEGIRIVPYYDQADLITGSINTVKNALIIGLVLVSIIAFLFLSNLRNALIIVCSMLFSLLFGVTLLKKAGMSGDLISLGGMAIALGMIIDAAIIIVEKMQTAVNTSCNEETLKQGILEAAQEVGRPIFFVVFVIAIVFLPIFTLGEVEGKMFRPLAFAVVATMAGSLIYALLISPLLFNILHRFDKNCTGHAPGKYLAPMLNLYESLVRKAVIRPGRMVVICLIILILGVTGFMRLGREFIPALKEGTINCFVYMNPNVALDEIRKVCTEISRIAREVPEIKNVIADIGYGEIGPHMHHTNYGCITITLKKQPFWKNGRSQEEVILALDEKLSNILGVSISFSQPIAHEIDELISGAGAEVVIKIFGDDMEQLREMARKVEQAVSGVPGASDLQVEQTDGQTQMLVIPDNSALARFGMNKRDLQEIVRQALTGTVAGEVFEGQQSFRILVRLDRRFQENQDAIANLLIKGPSGEHIRLGSLAQIKTLTGLRQISRENTRRYISVLSNVRGRDVGSFVADARRAVSQANILSPGYRIEWGGQFELQQAANRRLAIVIPITLVIVILILCGLFNSLRLALFIVLNIPLALVGGVFGLFIFGENVSIPSSIGFIALFGIALTDGLVLINKFELLRDRSKSIIDVTIHGCRSKFRPVLMTTLTTVLGLVPLILSTGTGSEIQRPLAIVVVFGLITSTVVTLFVMPTIYCLVENRWPRSPVNQ